The Kitasatospora albolonga nucleotide sequence GAGGCGAGATTACAGGGGTACGGAGACGGGTCTGCGCCCGGGTTCACTCAGGGTCACCTTCGCGCCCCGGGCACCTGCCGTCACGTCAGGCCGTGGCCTCGCCGGTCTCCTGCCGGGCCTGCTGCTCCTGCTGTTCCGCCCAGCGGGCCTTGGCCTCGTCGATCTTGCCGCCGTAGTGCACGGAGGCCCACCACAGTCCGCCGAAGACCAGGCCGAGGATGAACATCGTCGGCACCACGAAGCCGCTGAGGACCAGTGCGACCTGGAGCGCCCAGCCGAGCTGGATGCCGCCGGGCCGGGTGATCATCCCGCAGAGCAGCAGGGAGAGCGCCATGCCGACCCCGCAGACGGTCCAGACCGTGGCCATCGAGAGGTCGTCCAGCTTCATCGCGACCAGCCCGGCGAAGCCGATGACGAAGAACTCACCGAGCAGTGTCGAGGCGCAGAGCGTACGCATCCGGCTTCTCAGCCCCTTCCCAGAAGCAGCCGGGCCTCGCCGACCGTGATCACTGATCCGGTCACCAGGACCCCGGCGCCCGCGTACTCGTCGTCCTCCTCGGCCAGCGTGATCGCCGCCTCCAGCGCGTCGTCGAGACGCGGTTCGACCTGGACCCGGTCGTCGCCGAAGACCTCGACGGCGAGGGCGGCCAGCTCGTCCGCGTCCATCGCGCGGTCGGTGGAGTTCTGCGTGACGACGATCTCGGCGAAGATCGGCTCGAAGGCTTCGAGGAGCCCGCGCACGTCCTTGTCGCCGCTGGTGCCGACCACGCCGATCAGCCGGGAGAAGCTGAACGCCTCGGAGATCCCGTCCGCCGCCGCCCTGGCTCCCGCCGGGTTGTGCGCGGCGTCCAGGACGACGGTCGGGCTGGAGCGCACGACCTCCAGACGGCCGGGCGAGACCACCGAGGCGAACGCCTTGCGGATCGCCTCGATGTCGAGGGAGCGGGCCTGCTCGGCGCCGATCCCGAAGAACGCCTCCACGGCGGCGAGCGCGACGGCCGCGTTGTGCGCCTGGTGGGCCCCGTACAGCGGGAGGAAGATCTCTTCGTACTCGCCGCCGAGCCCGCGCAGGGTGAGCAGCTGGCCGCCGACCGCGACCTCGCGGGAGGTGACGCCGAACTCCATGCCCTCGCGGGCCACCGTGGCATCGACCTCGACGGCCTTCTTCAGCATCACCTGCGCCGCGTCCACCGGCTGCTGCGCCAGGATCACGGTCGCGCCCTGCTTGATGATCCCGGACTTCTCCCCCGCGATCTCGGCGGGCGTGCTGCCGAGCCGGTCGGTGTGGTCCAGCGAGATCGGGGTGACGACGGCGACCGTGGAGTCGATGACGTTGGTCGCGTCCCAGGTGCCGCCCATGCCGACCTCGACGACCGCCACATCGACGGGCGCGTCGGCGAAGGCCGCGTACGCCATGCCGGTGAGCACCTCGAAGAAGGAGAGCCGGTAGGGCTGCTGGGCGTCGACCATCTCGACGTACGGCTTGACGTCCCCGTACGTCTCGATGAAGCGCTCGGGTGCGATCGGGGAGCCGTCGAGGCTGATCCGCTCGATGATCGACTGGACGTGCGGCGAGGTGTACCGGCCGGTGCGCAGCTCGAAGGCGTTGAGCAGGGCCTCGATCATGCGGGCCGTGGAGGTCTTGCCGTTCGTGCCGGTGATGTGGATCGAGGGGTAGGCGCGCTGCGGCTCGCCGAGCACGTCCATCAGGGCGGCGATGCGGGTGACGGAGGGCTCGAGCTTGGTCTCGCCCCAGCGTCCGGCGAGCTCCTGCTCCACCGCGCGCAGCGCCCGGTCGGTCTCGGGATCGGCGGGCCGGGCGGGGACCGCGTCGGCCTGGGGGGCGCCCCCGTAGGTGCGCAGGGTGCGGCTCCCGGCCTCGATCACCGCCAGGTCGGGGTCGCGCTGGGTCTCTTCGCCGACGATCTCCGCGAAGGTGTCGTCGGGCTCGGACGCGTCGTGCCGGTCTGAAGGGCGGGGCTCACTCACGGGGCCCAGTCTACGGATGGGCCCCGGCATCGCGCGCAGCGCCCGCCACCGTACGGAGCGGTCGTACGGGGAAGCCCCCGCATCCCCGGTCGGCCGGGGGTGCGGGGGCTTCGCCGGTCAGCTGATCAGCTCTGCGGGAGGGCCGCCAGCTGGGCGGAGATCCGCTCGATGTCGGCCTCGGCCTTGGCGAGCCTGCCGCGGATCTTGTCGACCACGTTGTCCGGGGCCTTGGCGAGGAACGCCTCGTTGCCGAGCTTGCCCTCGGCCTGGGCCTTCTCCTTGCGCGCGGCCTCCAGGTCCTTGGTGAGGCGCTTGCGCTCGGCCGGGACGTCGATCGTGCCGGACAGGTCCAGGGCGACGGTGGCCCCGGCGACCGGGAGCGAGGCAGTGGCGGCGAAGCCGTCCCCGGCCGCCTCCAGGCGCAGCAGCTGGCGGATGGCCGGCTCGTGGGGCGCCAGGGCGGTGCCGGTCAGGGTCAGCTCGGCCGGGACCCGCTGGCCGGGCTTGAGCCCCTGGTCGCCCTTGAAGCGGCGGACCTCGGTGACGACCTGCTGGACCAGCTCGATCTCCTTCTCGGCCGCCTCGTCGCGGAAGCCGGAGTCCTTCGGCCACTCCGCGATGACGACGGACTCGCCGCCGGTCAGCGTGGTCCAGAGCGTCTCCGTGACGAACGGGACGATCGGGTGGAGCAGCCGCAGGGTGACGTCGAGGACCTCGCCCAGGACCCGGCCGGAGACCTTGGCCTGCTCGCCGCCCGCGAAGAACGTCGTCTTCGACAGCTCGACGTACCAGTCGAAGACCTCGTCCCACGCGAAGTGGTAGAGCGCGTCGGAGATCTTGGCGAACTGGAAGTCGTCGTAGTACCGGTCGACGTCGGCGACGGTCTCGTTGAGGCGGGAGAGAATCCACCGGTCGGTGGCGGTCATCGCCGACGGGTCCGGGAGGGGGCCCTCGACCGTCGCACCGTTCATCAGGGCGAAGCGGGTGGCGTTCCAGATCTTGTTGGCGAAGTTGCGGGACGCCTTGACCCAGTCCTCGCCGATCGGCACGTCGGCGCCGGGGTTGGCGCCGTTGGCCAGGGTGAAGCGGACGGCGTCGGAGCCGTACGCGTCCATCCAGTCGATCGGGTCGACGGCGTTCGGGTTGGACTTCGACATCTTCTTGCCGAACTCGTCGCGGACCAGACCGGTGAGGGCGACCGTCCTGAACGGGACCTCGCCGTCCATCGCGTACAGACCGAACATCATCATCCTCACGAC carries:
- a CDS encoding dihydrofolate synthase, producing the protein MSEPRPSDRHDASEPDDTFAEIVGEETQRDPDLAVIEAGSRTLRTYGGAPQADAVPARPADPETDRALRAVEQELAGRWGETKLEPSVTRIAALMDVLGEPQRAYPSIHITGTNGKTSTARMIEALLNAFELRTGRYTSPHVQSIIERISLDGSPIAPERFIETYGDVKPYVEMVDAQQPYRLSFFEVLTGMAYAAFADAPVDVAVVEVGMGGTWDATNVIDSTVAVVTPISLDHTDRLGSTPAEIAGEKSGIIKQGATVILAQQPVDAAQVMLKKAVEVDATVAREGMEFGVTSREVAVGGQLLTLRGLGGEYEEIFLPLYGAHQAHNAAVALAAVEAFFGIGAEQARSLDIEAIRKAFASVVSPGRLEVVRSSPTVVLDAAHNPAGARAAADGISEAFSFSRLIGVVGTSGDKDVRGLLEAFEPIFAEIVVTQNSTDRAMDADELAALAVEVFGDDRVQVEPRLDDALEAAITLAEEDDEYAGAGVLVTGSVITVGEARLLLGRG